One Spinacia oleracea cultivar Varoflay chromosome 4, BTI_SOV_V1, whole genome shotgun sequence DNA segment encodes these proteins:
- the LOC110801097 gene encoding threonine--tRNA ligase, chloroplastic/mitochondrial 2 produces MLFIHRMATTTPITFSLLSNSLRLLTKPSSPFTSSLKNGFSIPTKFYAKKLTSFSLYTTRNGFCSSSAVASPESMEIVTDKDENKLEEGTFSEVRIKLPTNESSEKLLRVRHTCAHVMAMAVQKLYPNAKVTIGPWIENGFYYDFDMDPITDKDLKRIKKEMDRIIGRNLPLVREEVSRDEARKRIMAQNEPYKLEILDSIKEEPITIYHVGDEWWDLCAGPHVDSTGTINRRAIELESVAGAYWRGDVKRPMLQRIYGTAWENEEQLKAYVHFKAEALRRDHRRLGQDLDLFSIEEDAGGGLVFWHPKGAIVRHIIEDTWKKLHIERGYSLLYTPHVAKADLWKISGHLDFYKENMYDQMNIEDELYQLRPMNCPYHILVYKRKMHSYRDLPIKVAELGTVYRYELSGSLHGLFRVRGFTQDDAHIFCLEDQIKDEIRGVLDLTEQILLQFGFHQYEVNLSTRPEKAVGGDDIWEKATSALKDALDDKGWGYEIDEGGGAFYGPKIDLKIEDALGRKWQCSTIQVDFNLPERFDITYVDSKSEKKRPIMIHRAVLGSLERFFGVLIEHYAGDFPLWLSPVQARVLPVTDTQLEYCYEVVSKLKANGIRAEVCHGERLPKLIRNSEKQRIPLMSVVGPREMETQSLTVRSRFGGELGTMSVDDFTSRIKKAAENRSSF; encoded by the exons atgttGTTCATCCACAGGATGGCGACCACAACACCcataactttctctctcctctccaacTCCCTTCGCCTTCTCACTAAACCCTCTTCACCATTCACTTCTTCCCTAAAAAATGGCTTCTCAATTCCCACCAAATTCTATGCTAAAAAACTCACTTCTTTCTCTTTATACACTACTAGAAATGGGTTTTGCAGTTCATCTGCTGTTGCTTCTCCTGAATCAATGGAGATTGTAACTGATAAAGATGAGAATAAATTAGAGGAGGGAACTTTTTCTGAGGTTAGGATCAAACTTCCCACCAATGAATCGTCTGAAAAGCTCTTGAGAGTTCGGCATACG TGCGCACATGTGATGGCCATGGCTGTTCAGAAGCTGTACCCAAATGCCAAAGTGACCATTGGACCTTGGATAGAAAATGGGTTTTATTACGATTTCGATATGGATCCTATAACTGATAAAGACCTGAAGAGAATCAAGAAAGAGATG GACCGCATTATTGGTCGAAACTTACCACTAGTCAGAGAAGAAGTTTCTCGAGATGAAGCCCGAAAGAGAATAATGGCACAGAATGAACCTTACAAATTGGAGATTTTGGACAGCATAAAAGAAGAACCCATTACAATATATCACGTTG GTGATGAATGGTGGGATCTTTGTGCTGGGCCCCATGTTGATTCTACTGGAACTATTAACAGGAGAGCCATTGAGCTTGAATCTGTTGCTGGTGCTTACTGGAGAGGAGATGTAAAGAGGCCAATGCTACAAAGGATTTATGGAACAGCATGGGAAAACGAAGAACAGCTGAAAGCGTACGTTCATTTCAAAGCAGAAGCTCTACGGAGAGATCATAGACGTCTTGGCCAAGATCTTGATCTATTTTCCATAGAG GAAGATGCTGGCGGGGGATTGGTTTTCTGGCATCCAAAAGGGGCCATTGTGAGGCACATCATTGAGGATACGTGGAAAAAGTTGCACATAGAACGTGGATACAGTTTGCTGTACACTCCCCATGTTGCAAAGGCAGATCTATGGAAGATAAGTGGTCACCTTGATTTCTATAAGGAGAACATGTATGACCAAATGAATATCGAGGATGAGCTTTATCAACTACGACCGATGAACTGCCCTTACCATATTTTGGTGTACAAAAGAAAGATGCACTCTTATCGAGATCTTCCAATTAAGGTTGCGGAGCTGGGAACAGTATATAGATACGAGTTATCTGGGAGCTTGCATGGCCTTTTCCGTGTTAGAGGTTTCACTCAG GATGATGCACACATATTTTGTTTGGAGGACCAAATTAAAGATGAAATTAGAGGGGTTCTCGACCTTACAGAGCAAATATTACTTCAGTTTGGCTTTCACCAATATGAGGTGAATCTATCTACAAGGCCAGAAAAAGCTGTGGGAGGTGACGATATATGGGAAAAGGCAACATCTGCTCTAAAAGATGCTTTAGATGATAAAGGCTGGGGCTATGAAATTGATGAAGGTGGGGGTGCTTTCTATGGCCCAAAGATCGATCTCAAAATTGAAGATGCACTTGGAAGAAAATGGCAGTGCTCCACAATTCAG GTTGATTTCAACTTGCCTGAAAGATTTGACATTACATATGTGGACTCCAAGTCAGAGAAGAAAAGGCCTATCATGATTCACAGAGCTGTACTAGGATCCTTAGAGAGATTCTTCGGAGTTCTTATAGAGCATTATGCTGGGGATTTCCCACTATGGCTCTCTCCTGTACAAGCTCGAGTCCTGCCTGTGACTGACACACAG CTTGAATACTGCTATGAGGTCGTTAGCAAACTCAAGGCAAATGGTATACGCGCTGAAGTTTGCCATGGTGAGCGTTTGCCTAAGCTGATCAGAAATTCAGAGAAGCAGAGAATCCCGTTAATGTCCGTTGTGGGCCCTAGAGAGATGGAGACCCAATCTCTCACCGTCAGATCCAGATTTGGAGGGGAACTGGGCACCATGTCAGTTGACGATTTTACTAGCAGAATCAAGAAAGCTGCTGAGAACAGAAGCTCATTCTGA
- the LOC110801093 gene encoding uncharacterized protein: MEINLRNISLRPFKTTDVDDFIIWAGDEEVTKQLVTWKTITCKEEALTFIKDVCIPHPWRRSICMEDDRSIGMVSIYPGLGDDRCRAHIGYAVSKVYWNKGIASRALKMAMLQVVKDYPDLVRLQTLVSVENKASQRVLDKCGFVKEGLLRKYSYLKGEIKDVFIYGILSTELPSVDQ; this comes from the coding sequence ATGGAAATAAACCTTAGAAACATCAGCCTGAGGCCATTCAAAACCACAGACGTTGATGATTTCATCATATGGGCAGGAGATGAAGAGGTGACCAAACAACTAGTCACGTGGAAAACCATAACTTGCAAAGAAGAAGCCTTAACTTTTATCAAGGATGTTTGCATACCACATCCATGGAGAAGGTCTATATGTATGGAGGATGATCGTTCAATCGGGATGGTTTCAATTTACCCTGGTTTGGGCGACGACAGATGCCGGGCACATATAGGGTACGCTGTGTCAAAGGTGTATTGGAACAAAGGGATTGCTTCAAGAGCTTTGAAAATGGCTATGCTTCAGGTGGTTAAGGATTATCCTGATTTGGTTAGACTGCAAACTTTGGTTAGTGTTGAAAATAAGGCTTCTCAAAGGGTTTTGGACAAGTGTGGGTTTGTCAAAGAAGGTTTGTTGAGGAAATATAGCTATCTTAAGGGGGAGATTAAAGATGTCTTCATTTATGGTATTTTATCAACTGAATTACCTTCCGTtgatcaataa
- the LOC110801080 gene encoding uncharacterized protein, with amino-acid sequence MDLETENRIAAILLREAAEIRRQAQQDGALAYLRNPTVRGRPNSRFLTATVRGIQQVNRAVEVNEMWRIRQKEKELDDRLKDRSRDYHSHSSREGTSDLSGSQSKRHSLNSSCSSSKRSYEDRSKEDEGLRDEDIEEFLHSRVKRGRGSIGSRMDETGPFLPRSSESPDGVATDHKKDEKHRHTILGPEKPSSWKHCNSSDSSDNDEPKRSKKTSSGGSKKKHSKKHKSKEKSRDKKKDKRYKH; translated from the exons ATGGATTTGGAGACCGAGAATCGAATAGCAGCAATTCTATTGAGAGAGGCTGCGGAAATTCGACGCCAAGCTCAGCAAGATGGTGCGCTTGCTTATCTTCGCAACCCTACCGTTAGAGGTCGCCCTAATTCTCGGTTTCTTACGGCCACAGTTCGTGGCATTCAACAAG TCAATCGAGCTGTGGAAGTAAATGAAATGTGGAGGATTCGGCAGAAAGAGAAAGAGCTGGATGATAGGCTCAAAGATAGGTCAAGGGATTACCACAGCCACAGTAGCCGAGAAGGAACCAGTGATTTGTCCGGTAGCCAAAGCAAGAGGCATAGTTTAAATTCCTCGTGCTCATCCAGCAAAAGATCATATGAAGATCGCTCTAAAGAAGACGAAGGCTTGAGGGATGAAGATATTGAGGAGTTTCTGCACTCGAG GGTTAAACGTGGAAGGGGTTCTATAGGGTCAAGGATGGATGAAACTGGTCCTTTTCTTCCTCGTTCTTCGGAATCCCCAGATGGTGTGGCTACTGACCACAAAAAGGACGAGAAGCATCGCCATACTATTCTTGGTCCAGAGAAGCCCTCATCTTGGAAACATTGTAATTCTTCTGATTCATCTGACAATGATGAGCCGAAGAGATCCAAGAAGACTAGTTCAGGAGGATCGAAAAAGAAACACTCCAAGAAGCATAAATCAAAAGAGAAGTCGAGGGATAAGAAAAAGGACAAACGATATAAACATTAA